In one Erinaceus europaeus chromosome 3, mEriEur2.1, whole genome shotgun sequence genomic region, the following are encoded:
- the LOC103108899 gene encoding fibroblast growth factor-binding protein 1-like encodes MKLCCATLLSLLLLAAHVLLVEGRKEAKHRQASKNTKEGKRTWDQSQKEQRNLSPKLPTKGKFVTPDQADCRWEVTEQEQGISLKVECTRQDTKFSCVFTGNPTSCLELHSKNMYWKQIGRNLRSQKVLCRDSNSVLKARVCRKKFPESNLKLVSSTLISSKQSESSPKEQNHVKDTTSPGPTESRPVGTNSPECVEDPDLVNQKRVAVEYCGETWGSFCKFFITMIQGSTCQ; translated from the coding sequence ATGAAGCTCTGTTGTGCCAccctgctctccctcctccttctggcTGCTCACGTTCTCCTGGTGGAGGGCAGAAAGGAAGCAAAGCACAGACAGGCCAGCAAAAACACCAAGGAGGGGAAGCGTACGTGGGACCAGTCCCAGAAGGAGCAGAGAAATCTCTCACCCAAGCTCCCTACCAAAGGCAAGTTTGTCACCCCAGACCAGGCAGATTGCAGATGGGAGGTGACTGAGCAGGAGCAGGGcatctccctgaaggtggagtgCACTCGACAGGACACCAAGTTCTCCTGCGTCTTCACCGGCAATCCAACCTCCTGCCTAGAGTTACACTCCAAAAACATGTATTGGAAACAGATCGGTCGGAACCTGAGGTCACAGAAGGTCCTCTGCAGAGACTCCAACAGCGTCTTGAAGGCCAGGGTGTGCAGAAAGAAGTTCCCAGAATCCAACCTCAAGCTGGTGAGCTCCACTCTGATAAGCAGCAAGCAATCCGAGTCTTCTCCCAAGGAGCAGAACCATGTCAAGGACACTACCTCCCCGGGCCCTACAGAGAGTAGGCCTGTGGGCACCAACAGTCCTGAGTGTGTGGAAGATCCGGACTTGGTGAACCAGAAGAGGGTGGCCGTTGAATACTGTGGGGAGACCTGGGGTAGCTTCTGCAAGTTCTTTATTACTATGATCCAGGGCAGTACATGCCAGTGA
- the LOC103108887 gene encoding dynein light chain 1, cytoplasmic-like, which translates to MCDRKAVIKNANTSEEIQQDSVECATQALEKYNIEKDIAAHIKKEFDKKYNPTWHCIVGRNFGSYVTHETKHFIYFYLGQVVILLFKSG; encoded by the coding sequence ATGTGTGACCGGAAGGCCGTGATCAAAAACGCCAACACGTCTGAGGAGATACAACAGGACTCGGTGGAGTGTGCTACTCAGGCGCTGGAGAAATACAACATAGAGAAGGACATTGCAGCCCACATCAAGAAGGAATTTGACAAGAAGTACAACCCCACCTGGCACTGCATTGTGGGGAGGAACTTCGGTAGCTATGTGACACATGAAACTAAACACTTCATCTACTTCTACCTGGGCCAGGTGGTCATTCTTCTGTTCAAATCTGGTTAA